The Synechococcus sp. MU1643 genome contains a region encoding:
- a CDS encoding RNA methyltransferase produces MNAVVVLVEPAGPLNIGSVARLCANFGVTELRLVAPRCDHLSEEALLMAVHGQALLQAAVVVPDLLTAINDCRRTVGSCGRIDHGEIPLRTPEQALGWLLGRDGSSSSADAPVALVFGREDRGLSNSELRLCQRVLCLQSGEAYPSLNLSHAVAVVLHELARLNSGTTETRSIEPPSPDPAAAKALSAFLDDATDLLLEAGFLLEHTAASRMAKVRDLLQRATVRAEEVALLRGMVRQLRWAIRANRP; encoded by the coding sequence TTGAATGCCGTCGTCGTGCTGGTGGAGCCGGCCGGCCCCCTGAACATCGGAAGCGTGGCCAGACTCTGCGCCAATTTCGGGGTGACCGAACTGCGGCTGGTGGCCCCCCGCTGTGACCATCTCAGCGAGGAAGCTTTGCTGATGGCCGTGCACGGCCAAGCGCTGCTTCAAGCCGCCGTGGTGGTTCCCGACCTGCTGACGGCCATCAACGACTGCCGCCGCACCGTGGGCAGTTGCGGACGCATCGACCATGGTGAGATTCCACTGCGAACACCCGAGCAGGCCTTGGGTTGGTTGCTGGGCAGAGATGGCAGCAGCTCCAGCGCTGACGCCCCCGTGGCCCTTGTGTTCGGACGGGAAGATCGTGGCCTCAGCAACAGTGAACTACGGCTCTGCCAACGGGTTCTCTGCCTGCAAAGCGGTGAGGCCTATCCCTCGCTGAATCTGTCCCACGCCGTAGCTGTGGTGCTGCATGAGTTGGCCCGACTCAACAGCGGCACAACCGAAACCCGCAGCATCGAGCCCCCATCGCCGGACCCGGCGGCCGCCAAAGCACTGTCAGCCTTTCTGGACGACGCAACCGACCTGCTGCTGGAAGCCGGTTTCCTCCTGGAGCACACCGCCGCCTCACGCATGGCAAAAGTGCGGGATCTGCTGCAACGCGCGACGGTGCGCGCCGAAGAAGTCGCTCTGCTGCGGGGGATGGTGCGCCAACTGCGCTGGGCCATCCGCGCCAACCGCCCCTAA
- a CDS encoding ABC transporter permease has protein sequence MGRARDLAHYSATRLALAPLMLWLIASLVFLLLRVAPGDPVDAVLGSRAPAAVKADMRARLGLDQSLLDQYLGYLNGLIHGDLGQALINQEPVRTIIGKTLPASLELSVIALVVAAVVGLSIGFSGIARPEGKIDLGGRLYGLGTYALPPFWVAMLVQLVFAVILGWLPVGGRFPPSLLPPEGSGFFLLDSALQNNWAAFRGTVRHLILPAGTLALLLSGTFTTALRLNLRRTLRGDYVEAARSRGLSERQVILRHGLPNALLPVLTIAGITVASLIGGALLIEVTFSWPGIALRLQEAINQRDYPVVQGIVVVIAALVVLVSVAVDLLVAALDPRVRY, from the coding sequence ATGGGACGCGCCCGAGACCTCGCGCACTACAGCGCCACCCGCCTCGCCCTGGCGCCATTGATGTTGTGGCTGATTGCCAGCCTGGTATTCCTATTGCTGCGCGTTGCCCCAGGGGATCCGGTGGATGCAGTGCTCGGCAGCCGGGCCCCAGCTGCCGTCAAAGCCGACATGCGCGCTCGGCTAGGCCTGGATCAGTCGTTGCTCGATCAGTACCTCGGATATCTCAACGGCTTGATCCACGGCGATCTGGGGCAAGCCCTGATCAACCAGGAGCCGGTTCGAACCATCATCGGCAAAACCCTGCCTGCCAGCCTGGAGCTGAGCGTCATCGCCCTAGTTGTCGCCGCTGTAGTGGGACTGAGCATTGGCTTCAGCGGAATCGCACGGCCCGAGGGAAAGATTGACCTCGGAGGTCGCCTCTACGGATTGGGGACCTACGCCCTGCCGCCCTTCTGGGTGGCCATGCTGGTGCAGCTGGTGTTCGCCGTCATCCTGGGCTGGTTACCTGTGGGCGGGCGATTCCCCCCCAGCCTTCTCCCCCCCGAGGGAAGCGGATTTTTCCTTCTGGACAGCGCTCTTCAGAACAACTGGGCCGCCTTCCGAGGCACCGTGCGTCACCTGATCCTGCCCGCAGGAACCCTTGCCCTACTGCTGAGTGGCACCTTCACGACAGCTCTGCGACTGAACCTGCGACGCACCTTGCGCGGCGACTACGTGGAAGCGGCACGCAGCCGCGGCCTGAGTGAGCGCCAAGTGATCCTTCGCCACGGACTGCCCAATGCCTTGCTGCCGGTGCTCACCATCGCTGGCATCACCGTGGCCTCCTTGATCGGTGGGGCCCTGCTGATCGAGGTCACCTTTTCCTGGCCAGGCATCGCCCTGCGGCTACAGGAAGCCATCAACCAAAGGGACTACCCCGTCGTTCAGGGGATCGTGGTGGTGATCGCCGCCTTGGTGGTGCTGGTGAGTGTTGCCGTTGACTTGCTGGTGGCCGCCCTCGATCCGCGGGTGCGCTACTGA
- a CDS encoding serine hydrolase — MSSSRSSRRSAGWGGTVQLILRLVLMGVGLGLLTGTGLRLLAPRVQQQKISLPSWLADQALITTLLGNAVEPPSAEDASKHKKAAPAVTKGLKQARFAPRQEIKVLSQRWVELAAQQTDLQASAYMLILDDGRFAAMQAERPMAAASSIKTPILLAVLELLDQGTLQWNEPLTLTEELVGGGAGWMASRPLGSRFPTHEVATEMIRVSDNSATNLMIARAGGMDTVNARFQELDLPSTVVNNWLPDLDGTNTTSALDLSRAIALVDSGELLAPRSRDLFREVMETSVTNTLLPRGLMRGLGGAQGEPDASLARKGYRVYNKTGDIGIAYADAGLIELPDGRRAVAGFLVEGPFNDPRSTELIRQLAAAMAPHLKPIPVTPKP; from the coding sequence TTGAGCAGCAGTCGTTCGTCACGTCGCTCCGCCGGTTGGGGAGGCACGGTCCAGCTCATCCTGCGGCTGGTATTGATGGGGGTGGGCCTGGGACTGCTCACCGGCACAGGCCTGCGGCTGCTGGCCCCGCGCGTGCAACAGCAGAAGATCTCACTACCCAGCTGGCTGGCCGATCAAGCCTTGATCACCACGCTGCTCGGCAACGCCGTGGAGCCGCCCAGCGCTGAGGACGCCTCAAAGCACAAGAAGGCTGCACCTGCCGTGACAAAGGGCCTCAAGCAGGCACGCTTTGCCCCCAGGCAGGAGATCAAGGTGCTGTCGCAGCGATGGGTGGAGCTTGCCGCGCAACAAACCGATCTACAGGCAAGTGCCTACATGTTGATTCTTGACGACGGACGCTTTGCAGCCATGCAGGCCGAGCGCCCGATGGCCGCGGCCAGCTCGATCAAGACGCCGATCCTGCTCGCGGTGCTGGAGCTGCTGGATCAGGGAACGCTTCAGTGGAACGAACCGCTCACGCTCACCGAGGAGCTGGTGGGGGGAGGGGCCGGCTGGATGGCCTCCAGGCCCCTGGGCAGCCGCTTCCCCACCCATGAGGTAGCGACGGAAATGATCCGGGTGAGCGACAACTCCGCCACCAACTTGATGATTGCTCGGGCGGGGGGAATGGACACGGTCAATGCCCGCTTCCAGGAGCTGGACCTACCCTCCACCGTGGTGAACAACTGGCTGCCGGATCTCGACGGCACCAACACCACCAGTGCCCTGGATCTCAGCCGGGCCATTGCCCTGGTGGATAGCGGTGAGCTGCTGGCCCCCCGCAGCCGGGATCTGTTTCGCGAGGTGATGGAAACATCGGTCACCAACACGCTGCTGCCAAGGGGCCTGATGCGCGGCCTCGGTGGCGCCCAGGGGGAACCGGACGCAAGCCTGGCCCGCAAGGGGTACCGCGTCTACAACAAAACCGGTGATATCGGCATCGCCTACGCCGATGCCGGGCTGATCGAACTCCCCGACGGACGACGCGCTGTGGCGGGATTTCTGGTGGAAGGCCCCTTCAATGACCCCCGATCCACCGAACTGATCCGTCAGCTCGCCGCCGCCATGGCACCGCACCTCAAACCCATCCCGGTTACTCCCAAGCCATGA
- a CDS encoding ABC transporter substrate-binding protein yields MALSLALTQVGCQAPPPTSRITVASTGRISSLDPAQANTLSAIQLISALGDPLYRLKGDGSLEPRLAASAPVLSDAGRTVTIHLRTDVRFHDGTPFNAAAMAFSLRRFLIIGTLSYVVGDRIASVEEADSHTLRLRLSRPSTSLQGLLTSINLTPVSPTAYSKHQDRFQHERFVGTGPYKLTRFSEHQQRLEPFAQYWGEAPRNDGLDLITLSNSTALYGALLSGEVDLLLSASIDEDQRHTLHERAIAGDLHESVGPAMEIGYITLLSNQEPFQDPNLRRALAVSLNRKEISERVSYGLRRPLRALVPPSLAGGAITPWPEHNPEQARELLQAAGYCNGSPLRFPLTFRSNVPADKLLALTWQAQVQRDLSDCLVLDLNAVESTTIYRQLGEGAFQAVMLDWRGSYPDPEAYLTPLLSCTSVEGDTCVDGEAAISGSFWSAPGLQTALLKSDTLTGAARRTALDRVDHLSADAAAYIPVWLDSPRAWAQLNLNPPQFDGSGQLMLSELERRHEGATNN; encoded by the coding sequence ATGGCCCTCTCCCTGGCCCTGACCCAGGTGGGGTGTCAGGCACCGCCCCCCACCAGCCGCATCACAGTGGCCTCAACGGGGCGGATCAGCTCCCTGGATCCAGCCCAGGCCAACACCCTCAGCGCCATACAGCTGATCAGTGCTCTGGGGGATCCGCTGTATCGCCTGAAGGGGGATGGCTCGCTGGAACCCAGGTTGGCGGCATCGGCCCCCGTTCTGAGTGATGCCGGTCGCACCGTCACGATTCACCTGCGCACCGATGTGCGTTTCCACGACGGAACGCCATTTAATGCGGCAGCTATGGCCTTCAGCCTGCGGCGCTTCCTCATCATCGGAACCCTCAGCTATGTGGTGGGTGATCGCATCGCTTCGGTGGAGGAAGCCGACAGCCACACCCTGCGGCTGCGCCTCAGTCGCCCCTCTACATCACTGCAGGGCCTGCTGACATCGATCAACCTGACCCCCGTTTCACCGACGGCCTACAGCAAGCACCAGGACCGCTTTCAACACGAACGCTTTGTTGGAACAGGCCCCTACAAGCTGACCCGCTTCAGCGAACATCAGCAACGCTTGGAGCCCTTCGCCCAGTACTGGGGTGAAGCACCGCGCAACGACGGCCTCGATCTGATCACGCTGAGCAACTCCACGGCGCTGTACGGGGCATTGCTCAGTGGCGAGGTGGATCTGCTGCTCTCCGCCTCGATCGACGAAGACCAGCGCCACACCCTGCATGAACGTGCGATCGCGGGGGATCTGCACGAGTCGGTGGGTCCAGCGATGGAGATCGGCTACATCACCCTGCTGAGCAACCAGGAGCCGTTCCAAGACCCCAACCTCAGGCGGGCCCTGGCCGTCAGTCTCAATCGAAAGGAAATCAGTGAAAGGGTGAGCTACGGGCTGCGCCGTCCGCTGCGGGCGCTGGTGCCTCCCAGCCTTGCCGGCGGCGCGATTACCCCATGGCCTGAACACAACCCCGAGCAGGCCCGCGAGCTGCTCCAGGCAGCGGGCTACTGCAACGGCAGCCCCTTGCGCTTTCCGCTCACCTTCCGCTCCAACGTGCCCGCCGACAAACTGCTGGCCCTCACCTGGCAGGCCCAGGTGCAACGGGACCTCTCCGACTGCCTGGTGTTGGATCTGAATGCCGTCGAGTCCACAACCATCTACCGCCAGCTGGGCGAGGGTGCCTTCCAAGCCGTGATGCTGGATTGGCGAGGGAGCTACCCCGATCCGGAGGCCTATCTGACGCCGCTATTGAGCTGCACCTCAGTGGAGGGCGACACCTGCGTTGATGGAGAAGCAGCGATCAGCGGCAGCTTCTGGAGTGCCCCCGGATTGCAGACCGCCCTGCTGAAATCCGACACGCTGACTGGAGCCGCTCGCCGTACCGCCCTGGATCGTGTGGACCATCTCTCTGCCGACGCTGCCGCCTACATCCCCGTCTGGCTGGATTCACCTCGAGCCTGGGCCCAGCTGAACCTCAACCCTCCACAATTTGATGGCAGTGGTCAGTTGATGCTCTCTGAACTGGAGCGCCGCCACGAAGGAGCGACGAACAACTGA
- the ruvC gene encoding crossover junction endodeoxyribonuclease RuvC: MRILGIDPGLARVGYGVIDINDGCQRMLDCGIIQTDSGRSDGDRMVEIAGDLRQLIRIWSPELAAVEKFFFYRSSNTINVVQARGVVVMTLARFKIPMVEFPPMQIKLAVAGFGHAEKDEVLEAVMRELNLDEPPRPDDAADALAVALTAWLQR, translated from the coding sequence ATGCGGATCCTCGGCATCGACCCGGGCCTTGCCCGGGTGGGCTACGGGGTGATTGACATCAATGACGGATGCCAGCGCATGCTCGATTGCGGCATCATCCAAACCGATTCCGGTCGCTCGGATGGTGATCGCATGGTTGAGATCGCTGGCGACCTGCGCCAGCTGATTCGCATCTGGAGCCCGGAACTGGCGGCCGTGGAGAAGTTTTTCTTCTACCGATCGAGCAACACCATCAACGTTGTGCAAGCGCGCGGCGTGGTGGTGATGACCCTGGCCCGCTTCAAGATCCCGATGGTGGAGTTCCCTCCCATGCAGATCAAACTCGCCGTGGCGGGATTCGGCCATGCCGAGAAGGATGAAGTACTGGAGGCGGTGATGCGCGAGTTGAACCTTGATGAACCACCCCGACCGGATGATGCGGCCGATGCCCTGGCGGTGGCGCTGACGGCCTGGTTGCAGCGATGA
- a CDS encoding homoserine dehydrogenase, whose amino-acid sequence MAAKVGVGLLGLGTVGGGVASILETPSERHPLVGELELIRVAVRDLNRPRPVALDASLLTTDPSAVIQDPAVDVVVEVIGGLEPARSLILQAIAAGKSVVTANKAVIARHGQEIAEAAASAGVYVLIEAAVGGGIPIIEPLKQSLGGNRINRVSGIINGTTNYILTRMAEEGAAYEAVLKDAQELGFAEADPAADVDGLDAADKIAILATLAFGGSVDRAAVPTDGISGLQGVDVDYANQLGYGVKLLAVAERMADSGEPLPLSLRVQPTLVPKDHPLAGVNGVNNAILVEGDPIGRVMFYGPGAGSGPTASAVVADILNIAGIRKASDGAGKVDPLLAASSWRPCSLVDSGDIRQRHYVRFKTKDAPGVIGNVGGCFGQRNVSIQSIVQFNASDAGAEIVVITHEVSQGQMNEALEAIEALPEVSGLAAHLGCL is encoded by the coding sequence ATGGCAGCAAAGGTCGGCGTGGGTCTGCTGGGGCTGGGCACGGTTGGCGGTGGGGTGGCTTCAATTCTCGAGACCCCCAGCGAACGCCACCCGCTAGTCGGTGAGCTTGAGCTGATCCGCGTTGCCGTCCGCGATCTGAACCGTCCCCGGCCCGTGGCCTTGGACGCAAGCCTGCTGACCACCGATCCATCGGCAGTCATCCAGGACCCTGCGGTGGACGTGGTGGTGGAAGTGATCGGTGGTCTGGAGCCGGCCCGCAGCCTGATTCTCCAAGCGATTGCAGCCGGCAAATCCGTGGTGACCGCCAACAAGGCCGTGATCGCGCGCCACGGTCAGGAAATTGCTGAGGCCGCTGCCTCCGCCGGGGTGTACGTGCTAATAGAGGCCGCCGTTGGTGGCGGCATTCCCATCATTGAGCCGTTGAAGCAGTCTCTGGGCGGCAACCGCATCAACCGCGTCAGCGGCATCATCAACGGCACCACCAACTACATCCTCACCCGCATGGCAGAGGAAGGGGCAGCCTATGAAGCGGTGCTCAAGGATGCCCAGGAGCTGGGCTTCGCCGAAGCCGATCCGGCAGCGGATGTGGACGGTCTTGATGCAGCCGACAAGATCGCGATCCTGGCCACCCTGGCCTTCGGCGGCAGCGTGGATCGCGCCGCGGTTCCCACCGACGGCATCAGCGGCCTGCAGGGTGTAGATGTGGATTACGCCAACCAACTGGGCTACGGCGTAAAGCTGCTGGCTGTAGCAGAGCGAATGGCCGACAGTGGCGAACCCCTGCCGCTCTCCCTGCGCGTGCAGCCAACCCTGGTTCCCAAGGACCACCCCCTGGCCGGAGTGAACGGAGTCAACAACGCCATCCTTGTGGAAGGAGACCCAATCGGCCGGGTGATGTTTTACGGCCCCGGCGCTGGTTCTGGACCAACGGCCTCTGCGGTGGTGGCCGACATCCTCAACATCGCCGGCATCCGCAAGGCCAGTGACGGTGCTGGGAAAGTGGACCCCCTCCTAGCAGCGAGCAGCTGGCGACCTTGCTCCCTCGTCGATTCAGGCGACATTCGCCAACGCCACTATGTGCGCTTCAAGACAAAAGACGCGCCTGGCGTGATTGGCAACGTGGGCGGCTGCTTCGGCCAACGCAATGTCTCCATCCAGTCGATCGTGCAATTCAATGCCAGCGACGCCGGTGCCGAGATCGTTGTGATCACCCATGAAGTGAGCCAAGGCCAGATGAATGAAGCACTCGAAGCGATCGAGGCCCTTCCAGAGGTTTCGGGCCTGGCCGCTCACCTTGGCTGCCTCTAA
- a CDS encoding DUF3370 domain-containing protein, whose product MKLAPLLSAAWLAVAAMPGAAEVIERQQSVRPLPGALDSVLMVNDNNPELIKDDGILISTFPDGDATSVPVVLNGRFDLFSHHVYAGDAEGSPSSTLWLAVLAAPLGNAPITLQLLSGSTSLSQATSPGQTQAPFLPLPSLMPETTDVVAAGPGSRVAGDLLVGRSAAELAKRRWTLAPGSPTQLLLLPIPVAGLDPLLNGRNLQLRFKSSGTVAMATLAAHGNNGNPPSEQHWLQLLKDQHMSSKEHQPTPRGSKGKIIYSRVSGVQIGSSWRARITDPGSSVLAAPKTPISWPISSLERGTLATNQVQTAELKGFYPGTAWAAHGNYGVEYDLTLPLKNTGSAAVTLQLSLESPLKGNSQASFLRFRDDLNGPVMFRGPVQTTGLEDPEGVPKGRQTQHLVLRQGQQGPSLGQLMLKPGEAKQVRVRLVYPADATPPQVITVQPVKQS is encoded by the coding sequence ATGAAGCTCGCTCCGCTGTTGTCTGCTGCCTGGCTGGCTGTTGCAGCCATGCCCGGCGCTGCGGAAGTGATTGAGCGACAGCAGAGCGTTCGCCCCTTACCTGGAGCCCTCGACAGCGTGTTGATGGTGAACGACAACAACCCCGAACTGATCAAGGACGACGGCATCTTGATCTCGACCTTCCCCGATGGGGATGCGACATCGGTTCCGGTGGTGCTGAACGGTCGCTTTGACCTGTTCAGCCACCACGTGTACGCCGGTGATGCGGAGGGCAGTCCCAGCTCAACCCTTTGGCTGGCGGTGCTGGCGGCTCCGCTGGGGAACGCTCCTATAACCCTGCAGCTGCTCTCGGGCAGCACCTCGCTCTCACAGGCCACATCACCCGGCCAGACCCAGGCCCCCTTCTTGCCTTTGCCTAGCCTGATGCCAGAGACCACCGACGTGGTGGCGGCAGGACCCGGCAGCCGCGTTGCCGGAGATCTGTTGGTCGGTCGCAGCGCAGCGGAACTCGCCAAGCGCCGCTGGACCCTGGCTCCAGGCTCACCCACACAGCTGCTGCTGTTGCCCATACCCGTGGCCGGTCTCGACCCCCTGCTCAACGGCCGCAACCTGCAACTGCGCTTCAAAAGCTCCGGGACGGTGGCGATGGCCACCCTGGCCGCTCATGGCAACAACGGGAATCCTCCAAGCGAGCAGCACTGGCTGCAGCTGCTGAAGGACCAGCACATGAGCAGTAAGGAGCATCAACCCACCCCACGGGGCAGCAAGGGGAAGATCATTTATTCCCGGGTGAGCGGTGTTCAGATCGGCAGCAGCTGGCGGGCTCGCATCACCGACCCGGGCAGCTCGGTGCTGGCCGCACCCAAGACCCCCATCTCTTGGCCAATCAGCAGCCTGGAGCGCGGCACCCTCGCCACCAACCAGGTGCAAACGGCGGAGCTCAAAGGCTTTTATCCCGGCACCGCCTGGGCTGCCCATGGCAACTACGGGGTGGAATACGACCTCACCCTGCCGCTGAAGAACACCGGCTCAGCCGCAGTGACACTGCAGTTGTCGCTGGAGTCGCCCCTCAAAGGCAACAGCCAAGCCTCTTTCCTGCGCTTCCGCGATGACCTCAATGGCCCTGTGATGTTCCGCGGACCTGTGCAGACAACCGGTCTGGAGGATCCAGAGGGTGTTCCCAAGGGGCGCCAGACCCAGCACCTAGTGCTGCGCCAGGGGCAGCAGGGGCCGTCCTTGGGACAGCTGATGCTCAAGCCAGGGGAAGCCAAGCAGGTGCGCGTACGGCTGGTCTATCCGGCTGATGCCACACCACCCCAGGTCATCACCGTGCAGCCTGTGAAACAATCCTGA
- a CDS encoding 5-formyltetrahydrofolate cyclo-ligase produces MSSKPTLRRHFKAQRHLGEAATRSIQDAVADLIDQSNCGNRHVGMYWPLPGEADLRPLRDAPHPPLALPVADGCGGLIYRSWGEDPLHPDGCGIPAPATGNALGPDQLMLLLVPALAVDGAGIRLGYGGGYYDRLRADPAWAAVPAWVVLPSTCLAAVPLPRESWDIPFTGWITEQGAGRPT; encoded by the coding sequence ATGAGCAGCAAGCCAACCCTGCGCCGTCACTTCAAAGCCCAGCGTCATCTGGGAGAGGCTGCCACGCGATCCATCCAAGACGCCGTAGCGGACCTGATCGACCAATCCAACTGCGGCAACCGCCATGTGGGGATGTACTGGCCCCTGCCGGGGGAGGCGGATTTACGGCCGCTGCGGGATGCCCCCCATCCACCCTTGGCCTTGCCGGTGGCCGATGGCTGCGGAGGCCTCATCTACCGGAGCTGGGGTGAGGACCCGCTTCACCCCGATGGCTGCGGCATTCCTGCTCCTGCCACGGGAAATGCCCTTGGGCCGGATCAGCTGATGCTGCTGCTGGTGCCGGCGCTGGCCGTGGATGGCGCTGGCATCCGCCTGGGCTATGGCGGTGGGTATTACGACCGGCTCAGGGCTGATCCCGCCTGGGCAGCCGTGCCGGCCTGGGTGGTACTGCCCTCAACCTGCCTTGCGGCCGTACCGTTGCCCCGAGAGTCCTGGGATATTCCATTTACCGGCTGGATCACAGAGCAGGGTGCTGGTCGGCCCACCTGA
- a CDS encoding c-type cytochrome has protein sequence MVQPSRIAAESASADANDSSDRGRGLIAALVVSAATACMVLVLWVLGNAQQDPYIKASLELKGAVDHGGQLFRINCAGCHGLAGQGLVGPQLQGVSNQLKDPVLVHQIISGETPPMPSFEMEPQSMADLLAYLHTLS, from the coding sequence CTGATGCAAATGATTCGAGCGATCGGGGTCGCGGCCTGATCGCGGCCCTGGTGGTGTCGGCTGCCACGGCTTGCATGGTTCTGGTGCTCTGGGTTCTGGGAAACGCCCAGCAGGACCCCTACATCAAGGCCAGCCTTGAATTAAAAGGGGCCGTTGACCACGGCGGCCAGCTGTTCCGGATCAACTGCGCTGGTTGTCATGGTCTTGCCGGCCAGGGGTTAGTGGGCCCTCAACTTCAGGGCGTCAGCAACCAGCTCAAAGACCCCGTTCTGGTGCACCAGATCATCAGCGGCGAGACTCCCCCCATGCCGAGCTTTGAGATGGAACCGCAATCGATGGCCGACCTGCTGGCCTACCTGCACACCCTCAGCTGA
- the bchI gene encoding magnesium chelatase ATPase subunit I, giving the protein MTAPRKRRVFPFTAVIGQEEMKLALLLNVIDPRIGGVMIMGDRGTGKSTTIRALADLLPDIDVVAGDPYNSSASDPDLQSSEVRERMQQGESLSTEPRQVPMVDLPLGATEDRLCGTIDIEKALSEGVRAFEPGLLAKANRGLLYVDEVNLLDDHLVDVLLDSAASGWNTVEREGVSVRHPARFVLIGSGNPEEGELRPQLLDRFGMSVEVRTVRNPELRVQVVDQRTAFDSDPDGFSTAVEGNQNALQQRVVEAQQRLDQVTIDEDLRLRISAVCGELDVDGLRGDIVSNRAARALAAFEGRTEVTEDDVARVASCCLRHRLRKDPLEQVDSGDRVVKVFCKVFERSESSDRADFELALAA; this is encoded by the coding sequence GTGACTGCACCCCGGAAGCGCAGGGTCTTTCCCTTCACTGCGGTGATCGGTCAAGAGGAGATGAAGCTGGCCCTGCTTCTCAACGTGATCGATCCGCGCATCGGCGGCGTGATGATCATGGGGGACCGCGGCACCGGCAAATCCACCACGATCCGTGCCCTGGCCGATCTGCTCCCGGACATCGACGTTGTGGCCGGCGATCCCTACAACAGCTCTGCCAGCGATCCCGACCTACAGAGCAGTGAGGTGCGCGAGCGGATGCAACAGGGTGAAAGCCTGAGCACCGAACCGCGGCAGGTGCCGATGGTGGACCTGCCCCTCGGTGCGACGGAAGACCGCCTCTGCGGCACCATCGATATCGAGAAAGCCTTGAGCGAAGGCGTGCGCGCCTTTGAGCCCGGTCTGCTGGCCAAGGCCAACCGTGGCCTGCTTTATGTGGATGAGGTGAACCTGCTCGACGACCACCTCGTCGACGTCCTCCTTGATTCAGCAGCCTCCGGCTGGAACACGGTGGAGCGGGAAGGCGTCTCCGTGCGCCACCCCGCTCGTTTTGTCTTGATTGGCTCCGGCAACCCCGAGGAAGGGGAACTCCGCCCCCAGCTGCTCGACCGTTTCGGCATGAGCGTTGAAGTGCGCACCGTGCGGAATCCAGAGCTGCGGGTGCAGGTGGTGGACCAGCGGACCGCCTTCGACAGCGATCCCGATGGCTTCAGCACCGCCGTGGAGGGAAATCAAAACGCCCTGCAACAACGGGTAGTGGAAGCCCAGCAACGCCTCGACCAGGTGACCATTGATGAGGATCTGCGCCTACGCATCTCCGCCGTCTGCGGCGAGCTCGATGTGGATGGTCTGCGGGGTGACATCGTCTCCAACCGTGCCGCCCGAGCCCTGGCTGCCTTCGAAGGGCGCACGGAAGTGACCGAGGATGATGTGGCCCGCGTGGCCTCCTGCTGCCTGCGCCACCGTTTGCGCAAGGACCCCCTGGAGCAGGTGGATTCCGGCGACCGGGTGGTGAAGGTGTTCTGCAAGGTGTTTGAGCGCAGCGAGAGCAGCGACCGCGCTGATTTCGAACTGGCCCTCGCCGCCTGA
- a CDS encoding SufE family protein, with amino-acid sequence MATSTGSDALDRMVERLGSTTDPKRRYEYVLWLAKKLAPMPVEEQTNDIKVKGCVSQVFVRGALDEGVMRWQGDSDALITKGLLALLIQGLDGLTPAQVQAVDPAFIAETGLQASLTPSRANGFLNILLAMQDQARQLGN; translated from the coding sequence ATGGCCACCAGCACCGGCAGTGATGCCCTCGACCGGATGGTGGAGCGCTTGGGCAGCACCACCGATCCAAAACGCCGCTACGAGTACGTGCTCTGGTTAGCCAAGAAGCTCGCTCCAATGCCGGTCGAGGAGCAGACCAACGACATCAAGGTGAAGGGATGTGTGTCGCAGGTGTTTGTGCGGGGTGCCCTCGATGAGGGGGTGATGCGCTGGCAGGGCGACTCGGATGCGCTGATCACCAAGGGACTGCTGGCGTTGTTAATCCAAGGGCTGGATGGATTGACGCCGGCCCAGGTGCAGGCGGTGGATCCGGCCTTCATTGCGGAAACAGGCCTGCAAGCCAGCCTGACGCCCTCCCGCGCCAATGGCTTCCTGAACATCCTCCTGGCCATGCAGGATCAGGCACGTCAGTTAGGGAACTGA